A stretch of Candidatus Hydrogenedentota bacterium DNA encodes these proteins:
- a CDS encoding glutamate--tRNA ligase: MSEIRCRIAPSPSGFLHIGTAKMALFNWLFARSQGGTFVLRLEDTDAERTEEEYVEAMCAGFQWLGIEWDEGPPFGDVPEKGAFGPYRQSQRRDLHRAEALRLLDEGKAYRCFCTKEELDAERERAAAEKRPYRYSGKCRNLTPEEVAAKGDAPWTLRFRVSEGETVIEDLVQGPVRFNNREYDDFIILKPNGDPIFHLAVVVDDGLMKVSHVIRGDDHLTNAARHVMLFNALGYALPKFAHLPMVLDETGKKYSKRLHGANVLDWRDEGYLPETLINYVVMLGWTSEEEGREFFTLDDLKRLFTLNRLNKSPARFDRKKLDWLNGQHLRRLTVEDFCNRVLPFMNAEGLDTSAKPREWLLRMAAICQEKVPTLKHITAYTDFFFRDVDAYDEKAAGKFFGQPDSEKWLETAVRVMEEAPAWTHDALKEGFDRATEKLQTKLGNLVNSTRLALTGKPVGPGLFELAELLGRDESLARMAKALAFVRK; this comes from the coding sequence ATGTCCGAGATTCGCTGCCGCATCGCCCCGTCGCCGTCCGGTTTCCTGCACATCGGCACGGCCAAAATGGCGCTTTTCAACTGGCTTTTCGCCCGCAGCCAGGGGGGCACCTTTGTGCTGCGCCTGGAGGACACGGACGCCGAGCGCACGGAGGAGGAGTATGTGGAGGCCATGTGCGCAGGTTTCCAGTGGCTGGGCATCGAGTGGGACGAGGGCCCGCCGTTCGGCGACGTGCCGGAAAAGGGCGCTTTCGGCCCCTACCGCCAGTCCCAGCGCCGCGACCTGCACCGCGCCGAGGCCCTGCGCCTGCTGGACGAGGGGAAGGCCTACCGCTGCTTCTGCACGAAGGAGGAGCTGGACGCGGAGCGCGAGCGCGCCGCCGCCGAAAAGCGCCCCTACCGGTACAGCGGCAAATGCCGCAACCTGACCCCGGAGGAGGTTGCCGCAAAGGGCGACGCCCCGTGGACCCTCCGTTTCCGGGTGTCCGAGGGCGAGACGGTCATTGAGGACCTCGTGCAGGGACCGGTCCGGTTTAACAACCGGGAGTACGACGACTTCATCATCCTGAAGCCCAACGGTGACCCGATTTTCCACCTGGCCGTGGTGGTGGACGACGGGCTCATGAAGGTTTCCCACGTCATCCGCGGCGACGACCACCTCACGAACGCCGCCCGGCATGTCATGCTCTTCAACGCCCTGGGCTACGCCCTGCCGAAGTTCGCCCACCTGCCCATGGTGCTCGACGAGACGGGCAAGAAGTACAGCAAGCGCCTGCACGGGGCCAACGTGCTCGACTGGCGGGACGAGGGCTATCTGCCTGAGACGCTGATCAACTATGTCGTCATGCTCGGCTGGACCTCCGAGGAGGAGGGGCGCGAGTTTTTCACCCTGGACGACCTGAAGCGCCTGTTCACCCTCAACCGGCTGAACAAGTCGCCGGCCCGCTTCGACCGCAAGAAGCTCGACTGGCTCAACGGCCAGCACCTGCGCCGCCTCACGGTGGAGGACTTCTGCAACCGCGTGCTCCCCTTCATGAACGCGGAGGGGCTGGACACCTCCGCCAAGCCCCGTGAGTGGCTGCTGCGCATGGCGGCCATCTGCCAGGAGAAGGTGCCCACACTCAAGCACATCACCGCGTACACCGACTTCTTCTTCCGCGACGTGGACGCCTACGACGAGAAGGCCGCCGGGAAGTTCTTCGGCCAGCCCGACTCCGAGAAGTGGCTGGAGACCGCCGTCCGTGTCATGGAGGAGGCCCCCGCGTGGACTCATGACGCCCTCAAGGAGGGGTTCGACCGCGCCACCGAGAAACTCCAGACCAAACTGGGCAATCTGGTCAACAGCACGCGCCTCGCCCTGACGGGCAAGCCCGTCGGACCCGGGCTGTTCGAGCTGGCGGAACTGCTGGGGCGGGACGAGTCGCTGGCCCGGATGGCGAAGGCGCTGGCGTTTGTCCGGAAGTGA
- a CDS encoding ROK family glucokinase, translated as MSKVIIGVDLGGTFVKTAIVSTEKKIIVKDSRPSNAEGGPKAVMDTMEDAVRDLLATNGLTLDNVLAAGFGAPGPMNWQTGIVFSPPNLPGWKDVPLAAEMTKRLGVPCYVDNDANVACYGEYWLGAGQGAECVVVFTLGTGVGGGIVVFGKLLRGIDGTAAELGHLTVHRDGRKCGCGSLGCLEAYASVTGMVRTAADGWDTAKTALKETTGNDPSKLTGKMIHAAAAAGDAYARFVFDETATWIGIGAASMVNALNPERIILCGGMIAAGDMLFDTVRRVVRENAFEVPAKRCQILPAGLGGDSGVIGCAGCALARYEDERGA; from the coding sequence ATGAGCAAGGTCATCATCGGCGTGGATCTGGGCGGCACCTTCGTCAAGACGGCCATCGTCTCCACCGAGAAGAAAATCATCGTCAAGGACTCACGGCCTTCCAACGCCGAGGGCGGCCCCAAGGCCGTCATGGACACCATGGAGGACGCCGTGCGCGACCTGCTCGCGACGAACGGCCTGACCCTGGACAACGTGCTCGCCGCCGGATTCGGCGCGCCGGGCCCCATGAACTGGCAGACCGGCATTGTGTTCAGCCCGCCCAACCTCCCCGGGTGGAAGGACGTGCCCTTGGCCGCCGAGATGACGAAGCGGCTGGGCGTTCCCTGCTATGTGGACAACGACGCCAATGTCGCCTGCTACGGCGAGTACTGGCTGGGGGCGGGCCAGGGCGCGGAGTGCGTCGTGGTCTTCACCCTGGGCACCGGCGTCGGCGGCGGCATTGTGGTGTTCGGAAAACTGCTGCGCGGCATAGACGGCACGGCGGCGGAGCTGGGCCACCTGACGGTGCACCGCGACGGGCGGAAATGCGGCTGCGGCTCCCTGGGCTGCCTGGAGGCCTACGCCTCCGTCACCGGCATGGTGCGCACGGCCGCCGACGGCTGGGACACCGCCAAGACGGCACTCAAAGAGACAACGGGCAACGACCCGTCCAAACTGACCGGCAAGATGATCCACGCCGCGGCCGCCGCCGGGGACGCCTACGCCCGGTTTGTGTTCGACGAGACGGCCACCTGGATCGGCATCGGCGCGGCCAGCATGGTGAACGCGCTGAACCCCGAGCGCATCATCCTGTGCGGCGGCATGATCGCCGCGGGCGACATGCTCTTCGACACCGTGCGCCGCGTGGTCCGGGAGAACGCCTTCGAGGTGCCCGCGAAGCGGTGCCAGATACTGCCCGCCGGGCTGGGCGGCGACTCCGGCGTCATCGGCTGCGCGGGCTGCGCCCTCGCGCGCTACGAGGACGAACGGGGGGCCTGA